The DNA region TTATTGCGACTCAGGAATGTGTTGATGCATCCACATACAAAAAGATGAACAATGTGATTATGTTTAACTAAGTATGAAGGCTACTATTTGTGTCATAGGCTTATCTTAAATCATATTAAATTAAATTTTACTGATCCGGATCGCAAAAATGGTGTGATTCAAAAAGATGGTTTCCTTGTGCTCAATACTCATAATCATCTGGTCAGGTTTAGCTCACCCAAAAAATTGTGTCTCGGGAATTGTTAGGCTTTGATGTCCGTACTCAATAACTACAGATAATATCAAATTCTGCTTAGTTTATGGCAATGTTTGCGTTATTTTTACTCGTTAATCATAGAAAAGACGCACAAATAAGCTAATTACTTGTTATATTGTTCACTTTTTATGTAAAAAAACTTGATAAAAAAAGTAGCCTATGCTATATTACATTTTGTGTAAAAAAATGTTTCGAATTTCATTTCAAACTTTTTCGAAAACGTTACATTTAAAATGTCAGAATAGGGGTTAGAACAATGTTTTTATTTGTGACCTTTTTAAAACGATCATTCCTTGAAAGGTATGCTTACAGATTTGACTTTTACACTTCTATTTTTGGTAGTTTCATATCTCTGTTTGTTCAATTAAATGTGTGGTCAGTTCTTATGGAAAATAACAGTAGTAACAGCCAGGTTTCACTGGATGAAATGCTGACTTACGTCATCATAACTTCGCTTATCACCGCTTTGACAGCATCACAAGTTGGCGAGAAAATAGCACAAAAAGTTGATAACGGTTCCATAATTTCTGATTTTATAAGACCGATAAACATAAGAAACTATCTTTGGGCAGAAGATATAGGGAAAAACATATTCAACTTTTTACTAATAAATATCCCCAACGTAATTATCATATTGCTTTTTATGCGCATAGAAATCGTTTTCGAGCTTTCGAATTTCTTGATGTTTTTAATCAGTTTAGTTTTAGCAATAATTATCGCTTTTTACATACAGTTCGTATTAGGATTACTAGCTTTTTGGCTTCAAACTCCGTGGTATATCTCGTGGATTTTGAATGCTTGTAAAGACTTATTCTCCGGTTCTGTCATTCCATTGTGGTTTTATCCAGATTGGCTCTATCAGATTTCTTCTTGGTTACCATTCAGGTTAATTATCTTCGAACCAATAAATATGTACCTTGGGAATTTATCAATAGATGAAGGGTATAAAATTCTACTACTACAATGTGTCTGGATTGTGTCGTTATATCTTCTGTCTAAGTTAATTTGGTCGAAAGCTCAAAGTAAAATTATTGTTCATGGAGGGTAAATCTTGTGCAATATTTCTCGGTCTATATCAGATTTATTAAGATATCCATCCTAAGTGTGTCCCAGTATAGAAGCTCATTTATACTAGGAGTTATCTCTCAGATCGTCTCATTCTTTTCAGAATTCTTTTTACTTTGGTTGTTACTAAATAACTTTAGTGCGATTGGTAACTGGTCCACATATGAAGTCATGTTTTTGTTCGCCCTTAACTTAGCATCATATGCGATAGGTTCTTTCTTCTTAAATTCTCCCAGCACTCGTCTATCTACAATGATAAAAGAAGGTACTTTTGATGAAGTACTAACTAAACCACTTAATAGCTTTGTATATTTAGTTTGCAGAGAATTTAATAATGGCTACATAACACACTTAGTTGTTTCCTTGGTAGTAATGGTGATTTGTGTGAATCAATTGAACATCGAAATGACTTTCACAAACATCTCAATGCTTATTCTAACCCTGCTTGGTGGTGCTTTAATCCAGGGTTCAACATTGCTAATCATTTCGATACCTTCATTTTGGTTTGTAGAGAATACTGGCCTTAGAGAAGTCTTATTTTTTAACATGCGTAGATTCATTTCTTATCCAATAACCATATATGACAAATTCATTCAGATAATTCTGACATATATACTGCCTTATGCTTTTATTAATTTTTTCCCTGCACAATTTTTTCTACAAAAAAATGATTTCTCAATCTTTTCTCCTTACTTCCAATACGCCACTCCAATTGTAGGATTAGTCTTATTTGTTATTGCGTATAACTTCTGGAGGATAGGAATCAACCACTATCAAAGCACTGGTTCATAAAATAAGTCGACAGAAAGAAGTGAGAAGTCGTGTCAACCATAATAAGTATGGAAAACGTGTCAAAAGAGTTCACCATCTACAAAAGAGAAAAAGGATTATGGAACTCGGTGAAATCGATAGTAAAAAGAGATTATGTTACTAAAACTGCTGTAAATAACATCTCCTTTAATATCAATAAAG from Paenibacillus sp. JNUCC-31 includes:
- a CDS encoding ABC transporter permease, which gives rise to MSQYRSSFILGVISQIVSFFSEFFLLWLLLNNFSAIGNWSTYEVMFLFALNLASYAIGSFFLNSPSTRLSTMIKEGTFDEVLTKPLNSFVYLVCREFNNGYITHLVVSLVVMVICVNQLNIEMTFTNISMLILTLLGGALIQGSTLLIISIPSFWFVENTGLREVLFFNMRRFISYPITIYDKFIQIILTYILPYAFINFFPAQFFLQKNDFSIFSPYFQYATPIVGLVLFVIAYNFWRIGINHYQSTGS
- a CDS encoding ABC transporter permease; translation: MFLFVTFLKRSFLERYAYRFDFYTSIFGSFISLFVQLNVWSVLMENNSSNSQVSLDEMLTYVIITSLITALTASQVGEKIAQKVDNGSIISDFIRPINIRNYLWAEDIGKNIFNFLLINIPNVIIILLFMRIEIVFELSNFLMFLISLVLAIIIAFYIQFVLGLLAFWLQTPWYISWILNACKDLFSGSVIPLWFYPDWLYQISSWLPFRLIIFEPINMYLGNLSIDEGYKILLLQCVWIVSLYLLSKLIWSKAQSKIIVHGG